A genome region from Sphingobium sp. WTD-1 includes the following:
- a CDS encoding efflux transporter outer membrane subunit — translation MRADRRIGGAGVTLAAALLAGCSMAPAYQPPQTSAPAAYKEVAGWTAAQPADATPRGNWWEAFNDPILNDLETRAEQASPTLAAALARYDQARAAARVENADLFPQVSAGADAGRRRVSGNRFQGNGNAVTYNDYVVGGSLDYELDLWGRIRNSVKAARADADASNADLASARLSLQAAVADAYARLRGLDAQAELLHLTVEAFGKAYDLTDRRHKGGVSSGIDVNRAKTVLDNAKADISAIANERAATEHEIAALVGAIASDFSVAARTQPLAAPDVPTGAPSQLLERRPDIAAAERRMFAANARIGVAKAAFFPTLTLGLTGGWETTHGDLFSTPNSFWGLGPASALLNLFDGGKRRAQVKMSRAEYEELAAGYRDTVLTAFRQVEDAVAANHHLSDQIGHQRSAADAAQRTSDLALTRYRDGASDYLEVVTAQTDALDAQRAVLIAQTQRMRASVALVKALGGGA, via the coding sequence ATGCGCGCTGACCGCCGGATCGGCGGCGCGGGCGTGACATTGGCGGCGGCCTTGCTGGCCGGCTGCTCGATGGCGCCGGCCTATCAGCCGCCCCAGACCAGCGCCCCCGCCGCCTACAAGGAAGTGGCGGGCTGGACCGCCGCCCAGCCGGCCGACGCGACGCCGCGCGGCAATTGGTGGGAGGCGTTCAACGATCCCATCCTCAATGACCTGGAAACCCGCGCCGAACAGGCCAGCCCGACTTTGGCCGCGGCGCTCGCCCGCTATGACCAGGCGCGCGCCGCCGCGCGGGTGGAAAATGCCGACCTGTTCCCGCAGGTCAGTGCCGGCGCCGATGCCGGCCGGCGCCGCGTGTCGGGCAACCGATTCCAGGGCAATGGCAACGCCGTCACCTATAATGACTATGTCGTGGGTGGCAGCCTCGACTATGAACTCGACCTTTGGGGCCGCATCCGCAACAGCGTGAAGGCGGCGCGCGCCGACGCCGATGCCAGCAATGCCGATCTCGCCTCCGCCCGGCTCAGCCTGCAGGCCGCCGTCGCCGACGCCTATGCGCGGCTGCGCGGGCTCGATGCACAGGCGGAACTGCTGCACCTGACGGTCGAAGCGTTCGGCAAGGCCTATGACCTGACCGACCGGCGCCACAAGGGCGGCGTGTCGTCGGGCATCGACGTCAATCGCGCCAAGACGGTGCTGGACAATGCGAAGGCGGACATCTCCGCCATCGCCAATGAACGCGCCGCGACCGAGCATGAGATCGCCGCGCTGGTCGGCGCGATCGCGTCGGACTTCAGCGTCGCCGCCCGCACCCAGCCGCTTGCCGCGCCGGACGTGCCGACCGGCGCGCCCTCGCAACTGCTGGAGCGCCGCCCCGACATCGCAGCGGCCGAGCGGCGCATGTTCGCCGCCAATGCGCGGATCGGCGTCGCCAAGGCGGCCTTCTTCCCGACGCTGACGCTGGGCCTGACCGGAGGGTGGGAAACCACCCATGGCGACCTGTTCAGCACACCCAACAGCTTCTGGGGCCTGGGTCCGGCATCGGCGCTGCTCAACCTGTTCGACGGCGGCAAGCGCCGCGCACAGGTGAAGATGTCGCGCGCCGAATATGAGGAACTGGCCGCCGGCTATCGCGACACGGTGCTCACCGCCTTTCGCCAGGTCGAGGATGCGGTTGCCGCCAATCATCACCTGTCCGACCAGATCGGCCACCAGCGCAGCGCCGCCGATGCTGCCCAGCGCACCAGCGATCTGGCGCTGACCCGCTATCGCGACGGCGCGTCGGATTATCTGGAGGTGGTGACGGCCCAGACCGATGCGCTCGACGCCCAGCGCGCGGTGCTGATCGCCCAGACCCAGCGGATGCGCGCCAGCGTCGCGCTGGTGAAGGCGCTGGGCGGAGGCGCCTGA
- a CDS encoding membrane dipeptidase has translation MKLDRRNFMGVSAAMLAASGARAAGVDADPIKDMIVINALGGLGDPNQPADSLVPQFSPRVLAEAHASGLTAVNITLGYVSGSDDPFEQSVREVAETDAQVRANSRDLMKILTAADIRRAKAEGKIGLIYGFQNGAMMGQDANRVDIFANLGVRIFQLTYNPANQLGDGSMAPANRGLAPFGREVVARCNAQRVMVDLSHSGEQTCLEAARISKQPISINHTGCRAVTNLPRNKTDAELKLVADRGGFVGIYFMPFLDMSGHARAEHVVAHIDHAVNLCGEDHVGIGTDGTVTQIDDLKAYEAVLAKEIAARQAAGISAKGERPDTYPFVVDLRGPDQFRKLAGLLRAKGYSTARIEKILGGNFLTYAETIWGG, from the coding sequence ATGAAGCTGGATCGGCGCAATTTCATGGGCGTGTCGGCCGCGATGCTGGCGGCGAGCGGCGCACGCGCGGCAGGCGTGGATGCCGACCCGATCAAGGACATGATCGTCATCAATGCGCTCGGCGGCCTCGGCGACCCCAACCAGCCGGCCGACTCGCTGGTGCCGCAGTTCAGCCCGCGCGTGCTGGCCGAAGCCCATGCGTCGGGCCTCACCGCCGTCAACATCACCCTCGGCTATGTCTCCGGATCGGACGACCCGTTCGAGCAAAGCGTGCGCGAAGTCGCCGAGACCGATGCACAGGTGCGCGCAAACAGCCGCGACCTGATGAAGATCCTGACCGCCGCCGACATTCGCCGTGCCAAGGCGGAGGGCAAGATCGGCCTGATCTATGGCTTCCAGAATGGCGCGATGATGGGTCAGGATGCCAACCGGGTCGACATTTTCGCAAACCTGGGCGTGCGCATCTTCCAGCTGACCTACAACCCCGCCAACCAACTGGGCGACGGATCGATGGCGCCGGCCAATCGCGGCCTGGCCCCGTTCGGGCGCGAGGTTGTCGCGCGCTGCAATGCCCAGCGGGTGATGGTCGACCTGTCGCACAGCGGCGAGCAGACCTGCCTGGAGGCAGCACGTATCTCGAAACAGCCGATCTCGATCAACCATACCGGTTGCCGCGCCGTCACCAACCTGCCGCGCAACAAGACCGACGCGGAATTGAAGCTGGTCGCCGATCGCGGCGGCTTCGTCGGCATCTATTTCATGCCCTTCCTCGACATGTCCGGTCATGCCCGCGCCGAGCATGTCGTGGCCCATATCGACCATGCGGTAAATCTGTGCGGCGAGGATCATGTCGGCATCGGCACCGACGGCACGGTGACGCAGATCGACGATCTCAAGGCCTATGAGGCGGTGCTGGCGAAGGAAATCGCCGCGCGCCAGGCCGCCGGCATCAGCGCCAAGGGCGAACGGCCCGACACCTATCCCTTCGTCGTCGACCTGCGCGGCCCGGACCAGTTCCGCAAGCTCGCCGGACTGCTGCGCGCCAAGGGCTATTCGACGGCCCGGATCGAGAAGATATTGGGCGGCAATTTCCTGACCTATGCCGAGACGATCTGGGGCGGTTGA
- a CDS encoding HoxN/HupN/NixA family nickel/cobalt transporter encodes MTATPLQASLRRRSMPLIAALVLANLAVWGWAFALFGDRPVMMGTALLAWGLGLRHAVDADHIAAIDNVTRKLMQDGQRPLTVGLWFAIGHSAIVLIAALGLAYAVSALAGLERFRAAGGVVATLISATFLFAIAIMNLVILRQVWVTFRRVQAGGSYVEADLDMLTGGRGPLSRLFRPVFRLISRPWQMAPLGFLFGLGFDTATEVAILGLSAAQASDGFALGPVLVLPLLFAAGMALVDTVDGMLMMGAYQWAFVKPLRKLYYNIVITALSAAVAIGIGTIETLALLGDKLGLSGGIWDVAATLGEHFNDLGFAIIGLFIACWIASALFYRWKGYDAIELAPAGEVRA; translated from the coding sequence ATGACCGCCACCCCTTTGCAGGCGTCGCTTCGGCGACGCAGCATGCCGCTGATCGCGGCGCTCGTCCTTGCCAATCTGGCCGTCTGGGGCTGGGCCTTCGCCCTGTTCGGCGACCGACCGGTGATGATGGGCACGGCCCTGCTCGCCTGGGGCCTTGGCCTGCGCCATGCGGTCGATGCCGATCATATCGCCGCGATCGACAATGTGACGCGCAAGCTGATGCAGGATGGGCAGCGGCCGCTGACCGTGGGCCTGTGGTTCGCGATCGGCCATAGCGCGATCGTGCTGATCGCCGCGCTGGGCCTCGCCTATGCGGTCAGTGCGCTGGCCGGGCTGGAGCGGTTCCGCGCTGCCGGCGGCGTGGTGGCGACGCTGATCTCCGCCACCTTCCTGTTCGCCATCGCGATCATGAACCTCGTGATCCTGCGCCAGGTCTGGGTCACCTTCCGCCGGGTGCAGGCGGGCGGCAGCTATGTCGAGGCGGATCTCGACATGCTGACCGGCGGGCGCGGGCCGTTGTCGCGCCTGTTCCGCCCGGTCTTCCGCCTGATCTCGCGCCCCTGGCAGATGGCGCCGCTCGGCTTCCTCTTTGGCCTGGGCTTCGACACCGCGACCGAAGTGGCGATATTGGGCCTGTCCGCCGCGCAGGCGAGCGACGGCTTTGCGCTCGGCCCGGTGCTGGTGCTGCCCTTGCTGTTCGCCGCGGGCATGGCGCTGGTCGATACGGTCGACGGCATGCTGATGATGGGCGCCTATCAATGGGCGTTCGTGAAGCCGCTGCGCAAGCTCTACTACAACATCGTCATCACCGCCTTGTCGGCGGCGGTGGCGATCGGCATCGGCACGATCGAGACGCTGGCGCTGCTCGGCGACAAGCTGGGGCTAAGCGGCGGCATCTGGGACGTCGCCGCCACGCTCGGCGAGCATTTCAATGATCTGGGCTTCGCGATCATCGGCCTGTTCATCGCCTGCTGGATCGCCAGCGCGCTCTTCTATCGCTGGAAGGGCTATGACGCGATCGAACTGGCGCCGGCCGGGGAGGTGCGGGCTTAG
- a CDS encoding efflux RND transporter periplasmic adaptor subunit, whose protein sequence is MSDHNSIENPEQAGPDSGTLKKIGIGAAVVALAVVGVGVASRISATNELRETAADASVPTVAVVKPTMNGEGNDLVLPGNVQAYNSAAIYARTNGYVRRWLADIGDRVRAGQPLAVLDAPDLDQQVAAAQADYQTALANQRLAETTSKRWSAMLAQDAVSRQEADEKAGDLAARTAVSNAALANVKRLKAQQGFTRLAAPFDGVVTSRSAQIGALVVSGNAAAQPLFTVSDVHRMRIYVRVPQGYSASVRPGMGATLTLPEYPGRSFNATLTSSSGAVDAQSGAVLVQLQAENPDGALKPGAFAQVSFKVGAGQGNGMTLPGSAILYSNDGPSVAVVGADNRVTMKSVAISRDEGATVQIASGVSPNDRIVDTPPDAIRTGDMVKVQASAPAGGKGATHAR, encoded by the coding sequence ATGTCTGACCATAACAGCATCGAAAATCCCGAGCAGGCCGGCCCCGACAGCGGCACGCTGAAGAAGATCGGCATCGGCGCGGCGGTGGTCGCGCTCGCCGTGGTCGGCGTGGGCGTCGCCTCGCGCATCAGCGCGACCAACGAACTGCGCGAAACCGCCGCCGACGCATCGGTGCCGACCGTCGCGGTGGTGAAGCCAACGATGAATGGCGAGGGCAATGACCTGGTCCTGCCCGGTAATGTGCAGGCCTATAACAGCGCCGCCATCTATGCCCGCACCAATGGCTATGTCCGCCGCTGGCTGGCTGACATCGGCGACCGGGTACGCGCGGGCCAGCCGCTCGCCGTGCTCGACGCGCCCGACCTCGACCAGCAGGTCGCCGCCGCCCAGGCCGATTATCAGACCGCGCTGGCCAACCAGCGCCTCGCCGAAACCACATCGAAGCGCTGGAGCGCGATGCTGGCGCAGGATGCCGTCTCGCGGCAGGAAGCCGATGAAAAGGCCGGCGACCTCGCCGCCCGCACCGCCGTCTCCAACGCGGCGCTCGCCAACGTCAAGCGACTGAAGGCCCAGCAGGGCTTCACCCGCCTCGCCGCGCCGTTCGACGGCGTCGTCACCAGCCGATCGGCCCAGATCGGCGCGCTGGTGGTGTCCGGCAATGCCGCCGCCCAGCCGCTCTTCACCGTGTCCGACGTCCATCGCATGCGCATCTATGTCCGCGTGCCGCAGGGCTATTCCGCGTCGGTGCGTCCCGGCATGGGCGCGACCCTGACCCTGCCCGAATATCCCGGCCGCAGCTTCAACGCGACCCTGACCAGCAGTTCGGGTGCGGTCGATGCGCAGTCGGGCGCCGTGCTGGTCCAGTTGCAGGCGGAAAATCCCGACGGCGCATTGAAGCCAGGTGCCTTCGCCCAGGTCAGCTTCAAGGTCGGCGCCGGCCAGGGCAATGGCATGACCCTGCCGGGCAGCGCGATCCTCTACAGCAATGATGGCCCCAGCGTCGCCGTGGTGGGCGCAGACAATCGCGTCACTATGAAGTCGGTCGCCATTTCGCGCGACGAGGGCGCCACGGTGCAGATCGCCAGCGGCGTCAGCCCCAATGACCGGATCGTCGACACCCCGCCCGACGCGATCCGCACCGGTGACATGGTGAAGGTGCAGGCGTCGGCGCCCGCCGGCGGAAAGGGTGCGACGCATGCGCGCTGA
- a CDS encoding SDR family NAD(P)-dependent oxidoreductase, producing MTKTVLITGATAGIGEAAVRAFAADGWQVIGTGRRADRLEKLAAEIGEAFCPLVFDMRDEAAIDAALASLPEAFRSIDMLVNNAGLALGTAPAQSADLAQWQQMIETNITGLVTVTHKLLPGLVARKGGIINLSSVAATYPYTGGNVYGGTKAFVRQFSLGLRSDLHGTGVRVTSIEPGMVETEFTLVRTGSQQASDTLYGNANPMTAEDIAATLLWVANQPAHLNINTLELMPVSQSFAGFQVAREG from the coding sequence ATGACCAAGACCGTCCTCATCACCGGCGCGACCGCCGGCATCGGCGAAGCCGCCGTCCGCGCCTTTGCCGCCGATGGCTGGCAGGTGATCGGCACCGGCCGCCGCGCCGATCGGCTGGAAAAGCTGGCCGCCGAAATCGGTGAGGCCTTCTGCCCACTGGTGTTCGACATGCGCGACGAAGCCGCGATCGATGCGGCGCTGGCCAGCCTGCCCGAAGCTTTCCGCTCGATCGACATGCTGGTCAACAATGCCGGCCTGGCGCTCGGCACCGCGCCGGCCCAGTCGGCCGACCTCGCCCAGTGGCAGCAGATGATCGAAACCAACATCACCGGCCTCGTCACCGTCACCCACAAGCTGTTGCCCGGCCTGGTCGCGCGCAAGGGCGGGATCATCAATCTGAGTTCGGTGGCGGCGACCTATCCCTACACCGGCGGCAATGTCTATGGCGGCACCAAGGCGTTCGTGCGCCAATTTTCGCTCGGCCTGCGGTCGGACCTGCACGGCACCGGCGTGCGCGTCACCTCGATCGAGCCGGGGATGGTCGAAACCGAATTCACCCTGGTCCGCACCGGCAGCCAGCAGGCGTCCGACACCCTCTATGGCAATGCCAATCCGATGACCGCGGAGGATATCGCCGCCACCCTGCTCTGGGTCGCGAACCAGCCCGCGCATCTCAACATCAACACGCTGGAACTGATGCCGGTCAGCCAGTCCTTCGCCGGCTTCCAGGTCGCGCGCGAAGGCTGA
- a CDS encoding LysR substrate-binding domain-containing protein — protein MDLRHLRYFLTVAEEMHFGRAALRLGISQPPLSQQIRALEEELGVRLFDRTSRRVRLTEAGRLFEPEARATLVQADRASQTARRAQRGEIGHLGLGFTASGPFVPQIASALYRFRQTYPQVELILREQGRDEQIENVRNHQLDIGLVRDFLPPVLPEDMVSHCLLTEDMLLALRDDHPLALRTEDPSITDLAGEPLVLYGAPNGAGFTEHFFAQCEAAGFVPRIAHEARSLATLLGLVSAGFGPTVIARSMARLHVDNVVNRRFTSPVTSSLWLIHHRTLSPPAEAFRATVLEDQPPQIVSA, from the coding sequence ATGGATCTCCGCCATCTCCGCTATTTCCTGACTGTTGCCGAGGAAATGCATTTCGGCCGCGCCGCGCTGCGCCTCGGCATATCGCAACCGCCGCTCAGCCAGCAGATCAGGGCGCTGGAGGAGGAACTGGGCGTGCGCCTGTTCGACCGCACCAGCCGCCGTGTCCGCCTGACCGAAGCGGGGCGCTTGTTCGAGCCGGAGGCGCGGGCGACATTGGTGCAGGCGGATCGCGCCAGCCAGACCGCGCGCCGGGCGCAGCGTGGCGAGATCGGCCATCTGGGGCTGGGCTTCACCGCCTCCGGCCCGTTCGTGCCGCAGATCGCCAGCGCCCTCTATCGCTTTCGCCAGACCTATCCGCAGGTCGAACTGATCCTGCGTGAACAGGGGCGCGACGAGCAGATCGAGAATGTACGCAACCATCAGCTCGACATCGGCCTGGTGCGAGACTTCCTGCCGCCGGTGCTGCCCGAGGACATGGTGTCGCACTGCCTGTTGACCGAGGATATGCTGCTGGCGTTGCGCGACGATCATCCGCTCGCGCTGCGGACGGAGGATCCCAGCATCACCGATCTCGCCGGCGAGCCGCTGGTCCTCTATGGCGCGCCCAATGGTGCGGGCTTTACCGAGCATTTCTTCGCCCAGTGCGAGGCGGCGGGCTTCGTGCCGCGGATCGCGCATGAGGCGCGCAGCCTGGCGACCTTGCTGGGCCTCGTCTCCGCCGGGTTCGGCCCGACCGTGATCGCGCGGTCGATGGCGCGGCTGCATGTCGACAATGTCGTCAACCGCCGCTTCACCTCGCCGGTGACCAGTTCGCTATGGCTGATCCACCATCGCACCCTGTCGCCGCCGGCCGAGGCGTTTCGCGCGACCGTGCTGGAGGATCAACCGCCCCAGATCGTCTCGGCATAG
- a CDS encoding efflux RND transporter permease subunit has translation MIGIVKVALHRPLTFIVMAILIAIVGILSAARTPVDMFPNIRIPVIAVAFQYAGLSPEDMSGRIVGPYERVLTTTVNDIEHIESQSLQGIGVIKIYFQPGADIRTATAQVTSISQTVLRQMPPGVTPPLILNYSASTVPILQLALSGKGLSEQQLFDLGQNQIRPQLVTIPGLAMPFPSGGKQRQVQIDLNPLALQSKGLSAQDVGNAIAAQNQINPAGFVKIGATQYSVRLNNAPESIAALNDLPVKVVNGATIYMRDVAYVRDGAGPQQNIVHVEGSRSALLTVLKNGSTSTLAIVDGVKQALPKISATLPDTLKILPIGDQSLFVKAAVEGVIHEGAIAAALTSLMILLFLGSWRSTVIIALSIPLAILAAIAALAMFGQTLNVMTLGGLALAVGILVDDATVTIENINWHLEQGKGVIEAILDGAAQIVTPAFVSLLCICIVFVPMFFLPGVAGFLFVPMALSVVFAMIASFILSRTLVPTMAMYLLKPHHVGDEDEHLAGTATSKNPFVRFQRGFEYRFEKVRTGYVGMLHRALNARKPFLIGFMAVVVLSFGLLPFLGSNFFPSVDSGQIAMHIRVPVGARIEDTAARFDQIGREVRKIIPADQLGSITDNIGLPVSSINTVYNNSGTIGPQDGDMLIALNKGHRPTDEFVSQLRRELPRRFPGTTFAFLPADITSQILNFGAPAPIDIQIAGKDAEANRAYAQKLLAKITSIPGLADARIQQPGRAPQLDVDVDRSRVGQYGLTERDVTTSLASSLAGTSQTAPVFFVNPQNGVQYPVVAQAPEYLVGSMSDLSNVPVSGAGASAVQPLGGLATIVRSNTVPVVSHYNIAPVLDIFATTQGRDLGAVAGDIDRAIKSLKAEEPKGATITIRGQYATMNTAFSGLGFGLAGAIVLIYLLIVVNFQSWVDPFVIITALPAALAGIIWMLFMTGTTLSVPALTGAIMCMGVATANSILVVSFARERLAELGDATKAALEAGMVRFRPVLMTALAMIIGMGPMALGMGEGGEQNAPLGRAVVGGLICATIATLFFVPTVFAFVHGRKAAKANNMEMQPSHV, from the coding sequence ATGATCGGTATCGTCAAGGTTGCCCTGCATCGCCCGCTGACCTTCATTGTCATGGCGATCCTGATCGCGATCGTGGGCATCCTGTCCGCCGCGCGTACCCCGGTCGACATGTTCCCCAATATCCGCATCCCGGTGATCGCGGTCGCCTTCCAATATGCCGGCCTGTCGCCCGAGGACATGTCGGGCCGCATCGTCGGCCCCTATGAGCGCGTGCTGACCACCACGGTCAACGACATCGAACATATTGAAAGCCAGTCGCTGCAGGGCATTGGCGTCATCAAGATCTATTTCCAGCCCGGCGCCGACATCCGCACCGCCACTGCGCAGGTGACGTCGATCTCGCAAACCGTGCTGCGCCAGATGCCACCGGGCGTCACCCCGCCGCTGATCCTGAACTATAGCGCGTCGACGGTGCCGATCCTGCAGCTCGCTTTGTCGGGCAAGGGCCTGTCGGAACAGCAATTGTTCGACCTTGGCCAGAACCAGATCCGGCCGCAGCTGGTGACCATCCCCGGCCTCGCCATGCCCTTCCCCTCGGGCGGCAAGCAGCGCCAGGTGCAGATCGACCTCAATCCGCTGGCGCTCCAGTCCAAGGGGCTGTCGGCACAGGATGTCGGCAACGCCATCGCCGCGCAGAACCAGATCAACCCGGCCGGCTTCGTCAAGATCGGCGCGACCCAATATAGCGTCCGCCTGAACAACGCGCCGGAATCGATCGCCGCTCTCAACGACCTGCCGGTCAAGGTGGTGAACGGCGCGACCATCTACATGCGCGACGTCGCCTATGTCCGCGACGGCGCCGGTCCGCAGCAGAATATCGTCCATGTGGAAGGCAGCCGTTCGGCACTGCTGACCGTGCTGAAAAATGGCAGCACCTCTACCCTCGCCATCGTCGACGGCGTGAAGCAGGCGCTGCCGAAGATTTCGGCTACCCTGCCCGACACGCTCAAGATCCTGCCGATCGGCGACCAGTCGCTGTTCGTGAAGGCCGCGGTCGAGGGCGTCATCCATGAAGGCGCGATCGCCGCCGCCCTCACCTCGCTGATGATCCTGCTGTTCCTGGGCAGCTGGCGCTCGACCGTCATCATCGCGCTGTCGATTCCGCTCGCCATTCTGGCGGCGATCGCGGCGCTGGCAATGTTCGGCCAGACCCTCAACGTCATGACGCTGGGCGGCCTCGCGCTGGCGGTCGGCATCCTGGTCGACGACGCGACCGTGACGATCGAGAATATCAACTGGCACCTGGAGCAGGGCAAGGGCGTGATCGAGGCGATCCTGGACGGCGCGGCACAGATCGTGACGCCGGCCTTCGTCTCGCTGCTCTGCATCTGCATCGTGTTCGTGCCGATGTTCTTCCTGCCCGGCGTCGCCGGCTTCCTGTTCGTGCCGATGGCGCTGTCAGTGGTGTTCGCGATGATCGCGTCCTTCATCCTGTCGCGCACGCTGGTGCCGACCATGGCGATGTATCTGCTGAAACCCCACCATGTCGGTGACGAGGACGAGCATCTGGCCGGCACGGCAACGTCGAAGAACCCGTTCGTCCGCTTCCAGCGTGGCTTCGAATATCGGTTCGAGAAGGTGCGCACCGGGTATGTCGGGATGCTTCACCGCGCCCTCAACGCCCGCAAGCCCTTCCTGATCGGCTTCATGGCGGTCGTTGTCCTGTCCTTCGGCCTGCTGCCGTTCCTGGGCAGCAACTTCTTCCCTTCGGTCGATTCCGGCCAGATCGCCATGCATATCCGCGTGCCGGTCGGCGCCCGGATCGAGGATACGGCCGCCCGCTTCGACCAGATCGGACGCGAAGTGCGCAAGATCATCCCGGCCGACCAGCTGGGATCGATTACCGACAATATCGGCCTGCCAGTCAGCTCCATCAACACCGTCTACAACAATAGCGGCACCATCGGTCCGCAGGACGGCGACATGCTGATCGCGCTCAACAAGGGTCATCGTCCGACCGACGAGTTCGTCTCTCAGCTGCGCCGCGAACTGCCGCGCCGCTTCCCCGGCACGACCTTCGCCTTCCTGCCCGCCGACATCACCAGCCAGATCCTGAACTTCGGCGCCCCCGCGCCGATCGATATCCAGATCGCGGGCAAGGATGCCGAGGCGAACCGCGCCTATGCGCAGAAGCTGCTGGCGAAGATCACGAGCATTCCCGGCCTGGCCGACGCCCGCATCCAACAGCCCGGCCGTGCGCCGCAGCTGGACGTCGATGTCGATCGCTCGCGCGTCGGTCAATATGGCCTCACCGAACGCGACGTGACCACCAGCCTTGCCAGTTCGCTGGCCGGCACCTCGCAAACCGCGCCTGTCTTCTTCGTGAACCCGCAGAATGGCGTCCAATATCCGGTCGTCGCGCAGGCGCCCGAATATCTGGTCGGGTCGATGAGCGACCTGTCCAACGTCCCGGTGTCGGGTGCGGGCGCCAGCGCGGTTCAGCCGCTGGGCGGCCTTGCCACCATCGTCCGCTCCAACACCGTGCCGGTCGTGTCGCACTATAATATCGCACCGGTGCTCGACATCTTCGCGACCACGCAGGGCCGTGACCTGGGCGCGGTGGCGGGCGACATCGACCGGGCGATCAAGTCGCTGAAGGCGGAGGAGCCCAAGGGCGCCACCATCACCATTCGCGGCCAATATGCGACGATGAACACCGCCTTCTCGGGCCTTGGCTTCGGCCTCGCCGGCGCGATCGTGCTCATCTATCTGCTGATCGTCGTCAACTTCCAGAGCTGGGTCGATCCGTTCGTCATCATCACCGCCCTGCCCGCGGCGCTGGCCGGCATCATCTGGATGCTGTTCATGACCGGCACCACTTTGTCGGTGCCGGCGCTGACCGGCGCGATCATGTGCATGGGCGTGGCGACGGCCAACTCGATCCTGGTCGTCAGCTTCGCCCGCGAACGGCTCGCCGAACTGGGCGACGCGACCAAGGCTGCACTGGAAGCCGGCATGGTCCGCTTCCGCCCGGTGCTGATGACCGCGCTCGCCATGATCATCGGCATGGGCCCCATGGCCCTGGGCATGGGCGAAGGCGGCGAGCAGAATGCCCCGCTGGGCCGTGCCGTCGTCGGCGGCCTGATCTGCGCCACCATCGCCACCCTCTTCTTTGTCCCCACCGTCTTCGCCTTCGTCCACGGCCGCAAGGCTGCGAAGGCCAACAACATGGAAATGCAGCCGAGCCATGTCTGA